GCAGTTTTTGGATGCGGTGATTCTTCTTACGAGTACTTTTGTGGCGCTGTAGATGCTATTGAAGAAAAGTCTGAAAAGTTAGGCGCTGTTATAATGGGAGATTCTTTGAAAATTGACGGAGATCCAAGCCCAAATGAAATTTCAAGCTGGGCAGAAAAAATTATGTTAAAAATGTAAATATTTTACCTTTAACTAGTTGCTAAAAGTGAACGGCCAGCTTTTCTTAAATTAAATAGGAAAAGCTGGCCGAATTTTTACTGAAAATATTTATACTATAAAATATTATATATTTTTATCTTGGTTACTGTGATTTGTATAATATTCAGTCACAATTAGCGATGTCAATGACAACATTATAATTTGTCAAATGATTCCGCAGCATTATAGCTGCTTCTAACTAAAGGTGCACAGAACATATGTTTTATGCCCAGTGACTTTCCGTACTTGGCATATTCATCGAAAACTTTGGGTTCAACATATCTCTTTACAGCCGGATGGTCTGTTGAGGGGCGCATGTATTGTCCGATAGTTACGATGTCGCAGTTAATTTCTGCCAGATCATTAATGACTTTGTAGACCTGTTCATCCGTTTCACCAAGTCCCACCATCAAGCCTGATTTAGCAGGGATGCCATCGCTTAAATCTTTTACTCTGCGTAGTAATTCCAAGCTCTGTTTGTAATCAGCTTGCGGTCTGATTTCAGAGTAGAGATCCGGTGAGGTTTCAACATTGTGGTTAATAACATTAGGTCTTGCAGCAATTACGGTTTTGAGTGCTTCTAAATTTCCTTGGAAATCCGGAATGAGAACTTCGACAGCGCAGTCAGGGTGATCGGTGCGGATGCGAGTGATGGTTTCCGCGTAATGTGCGGCTCCGCCGTCCGGCAAATCGTCTCTGGTGACAGAGGTGATGACCGTATATTTTAGTTTCAGACGCGAGACAGCTTCGGACACGCGGCGCGGTTCGTCCATGTCGAGTGGATCTATATCACCGGAAGTGATGTTGCAGAATGCACAGTTGCGGGTGCAGACGAATCCCATAATCAGAAAAGTGGCCACCTTGCGTGAAAAGCAGTCCCATGTGTTGGGGCATTTTGCGTTCTGGCAGACTGTGTTCAAATTTAAGTCCGCAAGCAAGCTTGCTGTATCATTGAAAGTTCTGCCAGATGGAAGCTTAACTCTAAGCCACTGTGGAATCCGTAAATATTCTTCTGAATTCTTCTTTGAAGGCATTTTTAACATCCTTGATGTCAATATCCCTGCCAGCTTCAACTGAAAGGGAAGTAGGGTGTGCGCCATGTAACCCGCAGAGGGTGATGGCTTTGAAAAGTGTCATATCATGTGAAATATTAAATGAAAGTCCGTGGTAGGTTATCCATTTTTTTACGCCGATGCCAATTGAGCAGAGTTTGCCTTCGCCGACCCATACACCGGGTTTACCTTCGCATCGTGTGGCTACCACATCAAAACGAGCCGCAGTACGGATAGCAGTTTCTTCCATGTCATGAAAGAATTTCTTAATGCCTCCGGTTCTTTTTTCAATGCGCATAACGGGGTAGACAACAAGTTGCCCAGGGTAGTGGCAGGTTATGTTGCCGCCTCGCGAAGTGTGCACAACCTGTGCACCCATTTTATGTAGGGCTTCTTCACTTATCAGCAAATTATCCAGTCCACCTTGTCTGCCGAGAGTCACTACAGGAGGATGTTCCAACAGGTATAGAGCGTCTGGAGCAGCAGATTGCATAAGCTGATTCAACCTTTCAAGCTGAATCTTTTCAGCCTCAGCATGCGGAATAATTCCAAGATCAATAAAATCCATCAAAATTATCCTTAAATATAAGAGGAGAAACTTTAATAAAAAAGTTTCTCCTCAGTTTAATTTTTAAAATCTTATATAACTTATCGTGTTGATAAGTTATCCCGACTATCCCCAAAAAATGCCGATTTATAAAATAACCCGCTAAAAAGTTTTGGGATTCTTAAACCCTTTTTCAAAAGGGGTTAAGCCTCCGGAGGCTTTCTTGGTCTTAATCTTTATTCTGACCTTTGTCTTTATGAACCAAGCGTGTAGGCAGTTCAACAATTTTTGCGCCTGATTTCATATCCTCAGCCATTTCTTCTGGCCGCGGCATTCCAATAAGTCCGCCGGGGAAAATTGATCTTGCTCCGCCTTTTGCAAGAAGCATGATGAGCCCTTGCGCCGCACAGGCATACTGACCGAATCCGCCATCATCAATCCTGAAAGAATCAGAAATAGTACGGATGAGCATTTCGCCTTCTCGCGGTTCAGTTACCGGAGTTCCGGGCTGGGCTACATAGAGAAAGCTCATGCTGACGTTGTTTTTTTCCAAACGACAGCGGGTAGAAAGTTTCTGTAACCACATTGGGGCATGCTCGGAATCAAAGTTGAAATGACACCATGATTTACCCTGATCACCGCTGAGAGGACATTCTTCATGGTGTGGGCATGGAGCAAGGATTGAACAGCCGTGTTCAATAAATTCGTTACGCATGACTGAAAGAACACGTCCTGAACGGCGTATTCCCGGTTCGATAATTAGTATTTTGCCGTTTGGAGCAAGCATTCTGCTGAGTTGTTGGCAGAATTTTGAAGCCCATACGGGAAGTGGTGTGCGATTTCCAGAAGAGGCTTCGTTGACCATGTTTGCGGTAACAAGAAGATCAGCTTTCTCGCGAATTTTGGAAGAAGGACCACCTTTGACGTTAACATGGCGCCATTTACTGTTACCAGCTAAAGCTTCGAAAAGTTTTACCCCTTCGCGCATTGGTTTCGGTGTGCGGTCAACGTTTACAAAGGTAAGCTTCTTTTCACGAAGATCCGGTCTGGCAATCCAGAGAGCCTGTGCCACAGTCAAAGGACCTGCACCTAGATCTATAACAACGCCGCCGTCAGGCAGGTTGATTTCAAGCCCTTGAAAAAGGCGTGTCATGCGGTAAAGGTTCCAAGGCAGAAAATAGCGCATGTATGCGTTAAGACTGCGTGGCTCACTCATATAATCTTTGGGCATGTTGGAACGTTCTTCGGTAAGCATGTTTGAAAGATCCCGAATTGCGTAAGGAAGCTCGGCCTTGTGCTTAGGGTGCAGCGGAGAAGCAATGTCAAGAATATTTAAGTAGTTTTCCAGCTTCTTGGTCAATTTTTCTTGAGGAAGCGGAAATAGTGAAGTGACTCTAATAGACATATTGAAATATCATCCTTTCGAGAAATTTTTGTCCAAAGTCTTCACCGCCTGCTAACTCCAGAACGGAAGTAAGGACGGGGAGAGATGAAGCAAAATCTCGAGCATTTTTATTATTTGTGAGAATTACAGCTCCTGCAAGGGAGGTGTTGCCTGCGGCGCGGGTTATAGGACCTGTTTCAGCAGGGATAAATCCGGTCGTTACAAGATCATTAATATTTACATGCTGACCCATGGCTCCGCCAAGAATTAATGAATTCAGTGACGAAGGTGACAGGCCCGCTTTATCTAAAAGGGCTGTCATAGCCAAATTAAAAGCAGCTTTTACTTTTAATATTTCTTCTATATCAGAAGCCAGCAGCAAAAGCTCGGTATTTAAGCCCAGATCAAGGGCCGGAGAACCTTTGTGCTGAGTTATATTGCGAGCTAGTCGCGCGGCAAAGGGGGTGTTTCCTGTTGAAAACTGCCCTTCGCGTGTAAGCACTCCAGATTTTAGTAAAAGGGAGCAGATAGACAAATATCCGGTACCGGTAATGCCGGGAGCGGTTGTTTTGTCAGGTTCACTTATAAATGAGGGAGAAAGTCCGGCCGGAGTGAGGGTGAAAGATGAAATCGCGCCGGGCCCGGCAGTTCTTCCGTTGGTCAGTCCTACTCCTTCAAGGGCAGGACCCATCGGGACCGATGAGACAATATATTCATCCTGTGAAAGGCAGAGAACAAATTCTCCGTTGGTTCCAAGATCCGCGAAAAGATATGGCGGCTCAGGAATATTCGTTGAAAATTTAAGTGCAACAAGTCCGGCAGTGATATCAGCCCCTACAAACGGAGCAAGGTGATTGGGAACGTAAGTATCAGGAAGATTTTTGCCAAGGCTGGTAATTTCTCCGCCACCGCTTGGAAGAGAGTACGGAGCGCTACTTAAACCTTCAATATTCTCCTGAGCAAGAATAGACATCATAGAAGGGTTTCCAGCAATGACCATTTCTTTAACCGGACCTGTTTGCTCAATAATAGATGTAAGCCGCTTTGTTATCAAATTGGATAAAATTTTACACTGCTTTGGTTTTTGGGCAAAGGCCAGTCTGGACATCACTTCGCTGCCCAGCCCTATTTGCGGGTTTAGTTCTTGCCCTGATGAAATTATCTCACCGTTTACCGTAAAGGCCCATTGCATTCCTGTGGTCCCAAGGTCAACGGCAAGGCAGAGATTCTCCGGAAGGTTGCTGGCAAACTTTCCTATGATATTACCGGATATTTTCGGAACAACCCGTTCCGGTTCTGGAAGATAAACTGTTGCGGAACATGCTTTATGAAGGCATGAAAGTCTCCATCCTGATTCTATTTCTGTTGCGGAAAATTTTTTAAGATCTTCTTTGAGCGGAGTCGGAGCATTTGATTCAAACTGAACTTTGCAAAGACCGCACCTGCCCATTCCTGAACAGAGAGGTACTCCGGTGAAGGCTCCATTCAGAAATAAAAGTTGAGCAAGGTTAAGCTCACTTGAGGGTGTGAGTTCAAGGACGGTTCCGTCATGAACTTTGATAGTTAGAATATTTTGCATTGCAATAGTTTTTTAGGAAAAGGTTATCCGTTCCCGCACAACATATATGCGGGGCACATCTTTAGCAAGAGCGGGGGGAGTGTCTGTATAGGATGAACTTTGAGCAGGGCGTGAGTCTAATCGTCCAGTTCTTTAATGGCTACACGTAGGTTTTCCATCCAACGATCTGCAAAAATTCCGAATTCGCCTATTCCTTTAATCTCCGGAACAGGTTCTATCCCACTGGATGAAACTATATTTTTCCATGAATCGTCAGCTTCTCCTGCCATATCTTTTTGAACATGATTTCCTGCGCCAAAGAGTAAAGGCAGAAGAAAAGCTCTTTTCAATCCAGCTTTTTTTATTTTTCCGGATATTTCTACGATGTCGGTTGGTGAACTGACTGCTCCTAAAAAGGCGTGCTTATCTTTGCCCTCAAGTACAAGTTTAAATTTGTGGTAAAAAATGTTGCCGGAATGTTTGGACCCGTGAGCAACAAGAATCAGCGCATCCTTTTCTGGATCGCGGTCTTGCAGAAGAGATAAAATTAATTCAGAAACTTCTTCTACATCTTTATCATCGCTAAGCAGAGGCTGACCGAATACTGCTTTTTGGAAAGGGGTTTCACCTTTTTTAATTTTATTAAGTATGCGAGTAATATGATGAAATTCAATGCCAGGAATAACGTGAAGAGATTGAATTACCACATGAGTAATCCCTTCTTCGTGCATAGATTTGAGTGTCTCGCCTACTGACGGAAGGTATTGCCCCTGTTTATTCATCATTTTGCGAATATGATTTGATGTAAAAGCTGTTCTAATAAGGAGGTCAGGATATTCAGCCTGAGTTAATCTGAGTATGTTACCAAGAGCAGTGTTTGCGGCGCGGTTATTCGATCCGTGCGCAGCGAGAAGAATGGCTTTTTTCATGAAATAATATCCTATGAAAGTTGGTCTGTATTTATAGCGTTTTGTGTGAACAGAAGTGTATAGCAGACAAATATCATAGCGCAAAGTCTTTTGAATGTGTCTAAAAAATTAGGATTTGATATTATTTGCATGGATAATGGTATTATTTATTGAGTTTCTTTAATACCAAGTTGTTTTGTAATAAGAACTTCTGTGTCCACAACCAACGCATCATTTTCACCCATCATTCCAAAGCCGAGAATCGGCAGATGGTAAATATTATTTATAGGTAAAGTGAAACCGGTGACAACAGCTTTTTGTTGCCGTAGAACATCGTCGACAAGAATTGCGGCACTGTACTGTCCCATTTTTATCAAAATTACCTTTGAAAGTTGCCCTTCAGGTGGCTGCGGAAAATCTAAAACTGTATGCATGCGGATAAGAGGGTGGACTTTTCCTCTTATAGACACGGTCTCGCGTCCATCCGGTAGTGTTGTGAATTCCTTAGTCTCAGGTTCATATACTTCAAGAACCTCTCTACTTGGGAATATGAAGGTTTCATTTCCGACTAGGGTTATAAGTGCGTCGACAATGCCTTCATTAACTGAACGACTAAGCGGAATGGCAATCGTAAATGTAGAGCCGTGTCCAAGCTCGCTTTTGATTGAAACTTTACCGTCCAGCGTATTGTGGATGGAGCTGACGACCGCATCCATTCCTACTCCGCGGCCTGAAATGTTTGTTACAGCTTCAGCTGTGGAAAATCCTGATTGTAGAATAAACTCAAAAATTTCTTCTTGCGTATAATTTTTTTCAGGATCGGCAAGGCCGCGTTCTAGGGCTTTTTGAAGTAGAATTTCAGAGTCCAGTCCTTTTCCGTCGTCAATAATTTCAATGTATGCGAATTCACCTTTTCTGCTTGCGCTAAGCGTAACTGAACCGTCTTTCTGCTTGCCGCACATTTCGCGATCTTCAGGGGACTCTATTCCATGGTCGAGAGCATTTCTAAGTAAATGAACAAGCGGTTCATTTAGGCATTCGACAATGGTTTTATCAAGGGCCAGATCTTCGCCGAGAATCGTAAATTTGATTCGCTTATTGAGTTTTTGTGAAGTGGACTTCACCAGCCTGTGCATGGGCATGAAAATTTGTTTTAACGGTACAAGTCTTATTTGATCTACTTCGGACTGCAAATTGTGAATAACTTTGTCCAATTCGCTTAGGCTGACAGAAATTTTAGCAATACTATCTGTTCCGGTTTGTGCAATAACGGCGTGCGTGACCATTAGTTTGCCGACTAGTTCGATGATAGAATCAAGCTGCTGTGTGGATACTCGAATGGAAGAAATAGCTTGTGATTTATCTTTTTTAACAGGCGAATCTGGAGTTGTTTTTTCTGATATATCTTCAGTTTTTAAGGTAGACGCGGCTGTAGCATGTTCTGACTGATCTTTATCCGCAGGTACATTTGTATCTGTTTCAGTAGTAACTTCAAGTTTATTTTCAATCGTTTTTTCTAGGCTTGGCTCTGTTGGAACTGGGATGTTAGAGGGATCAGTTTCCAGTTCAATGTTTTCCTGAATTATTTCCGACAATTCTTCAACGGGTTCACTTTTAACACAATCAACAGGGGCAGCACCTTTATCTAATAATCCGGCAATGCAGTAAAAGAATTTTTTCTGAGCTTCGGTAATCTCCAGTAGAGTTGTAATCAGGTCCGGCGTTATGGGGGTAATGCCATCTGAAAGCATATCAAGCAGAGCTATGACCTGCGCAGAAGGCATTTTCACATGCTCAAGCCCAAGAGATTTCATGACATTGTTTATGTCACCTGTCCCTTGCTCTAAATCTATGATTGTTTTCTGTATATCTTCAATACAGCTTGCAATACTGTCTTTCATTATCCGTTTGCTCCGGAGATAGTTTCCGTAAGGAATGTTTCCCGGTTGTCATATTCAGTGATATATCTGGAAAATCCCCAAGAATAAAATGTTGATGAGCATAAATTATTCATTCCGGTAACACTGATTTCAAGTCTGTCTGAAAAAGATGCAATAAGTTCAAAAAGAGATGATCCTACAGATAGAGTATTAGTAAAATCAAATAATACTCTGCTGTTGTCGATTATATCATGCAGACTTTGTCTAACCGTTTCACGTTGTTCGGAAAGATACAACCTATTAACAGATATGGTAATAATTTTATTATCATCAATGGATTCAATTTCTATGGGAGAAAGACCGTTGTCGGTTGGGCCTAGAACAGCTTTGCCTTCACCTAAAAGCCTTTCTTCGATCTCTGCTGTAAAATCTGTATCGTAAGTTCCGGTATTTCTGAGTTGTTCAATAAGAATAAATATGGAGTTCACGGATTCAATAGCAAGGGCTATTTGAGGTAAGTTCCTTCCTATTTCTCCTGACTGCATTTTTTTTAGAAAGCTTTCAACTTTATGAGTAAAGGTAGAGGCCGGTTCAAAGCCGGACATAAATCCTGTAACACCTTTTATTGTGTGAAGAGGACGAGAAAGTATTTCTATGCCTTCTTCAATCTGCTGCTCATCAAGAAGGTCGATACCCTCAAGAACTTGAGGATAGTATTTATCATTAACTTCAGAAAAGAATTCTTCAATTAAAGAATCGTCTTCACTCATTACCGGCTCCGTTTAAATCTATTTTATTTATGCAGCAAACCTAATTTTTCAAGTTCTTCAAAAAGTTTTTCTTTTAAAACCGGTTTTACAAGAAAAGCCGAAGCTTCAACATCATGAAATGAACGGATGACTGTTTTAGGGTCATTAAGTGCTGTTGTCATGAAAACTTTTGCACACTTTTTGTTTGGAATTGAGTTCATTTTTTCAAAATCTCGAATTGCTTCAAGAGATGATAGCCCATCCATTTCAGGCATCATTATATCCATGCATACCAGTGTGTAAGGCTTTCCTTCGTCAAAGGCAATTTTATATGCCTCAAAAGCTTCTTTTCCATTTACTACAATATCTACTTCAAAGAGGGGGGATATAAAAGTGGAGATAAGCTTTCTGCTCACAAATTCATCTTCTGCTATAAGAGCTCGCATTCATGCCTCCGTTGGTGATAAGTCTCAATTGATATTCTCATAACACGTTTTTTAAATCAATATAATGTCAATTAATATTACTCAGCTATAGTTCATATTGCCTTTTCAGGCTTTTCTTGCAAACCTTTGAAAGGTTGAGTACCTAAAACTCCATGGAAAAAAAGAGAACACCCCAAAGAGAAGCAAGAATTAGGCAAGTTCTGGAAAAACGCCAGAAAGATCTTACACTTATTGTTGATAATGTGTGGGATCCTCATAATGTTTCAGCTATTTTGCGTAGTTGTGACGCTTTCGGTATTTACGGCATCCATTTATACTATACTGACTCAGAGTGGCCTGATTTCGACAACAAATCTTCTGCTTCCGGTAAAAAATGGGTTGAGCGCACTATGCACTCAGATGCAGCTGAGATGGTCGGATCGCTCCGCAATCAGGGATATCAGGTTTTAAGAACCGGTTTTTCAGAAAAAGCACGACCTCTCATGGATTTTGACTTAAGCAAACCTTCGGCTGTTATTCTCAGCAATGAACATAGCGGAACTGCTCCTGAACTGTTACAGCTTGTTCCTGATGAAGTCTATATTCCTATGCAGGGGATGATACAAAGTTTTAATGTGTCCGTTGCCGCCGGGCTCATTTTGTATCATGGCTTTACGCAGCGATACGCCAAAGGAATGTATGACACGCCGTCTTTCTCGCAGGAAGAAATGGATGTGATTGTAGAGGACTGGCTGTCCCGCTAAAGTTTCTCTGCCAACTCTTTCCATTTTTTTTCAATATCGGACCAGAGGGATATTAAATCTCTTGAGAAAATATTGTTTATATCTTGCTCTGAAAATTTGCTTTCCAGTTTGATTTTATTTCCGAATACTTGAGCCATTCCTTTTATATTGCTGGCCTTTGCAAGGCTTGAATGCTGTATATGGCCTATACTGAGCTGGCCTGCATATATGTGATTGCATCCGCTAAGGTATGCTCTTAAATCCCGCTCAAGATCATCGAATTGAGTAGGATTAAAACGTACATCAAACGGTCCGCTTTTATTTATAGATTCAAGGTTAAGCATATGACAACAGCCGGAAACATGCACAGCCGGGCGGGTGTATGAAAATTGTCCGCAATCAAATGCCGAGCGGCAGTTGTCGAAAACCATTATTCTTTCTGTTAATCCTTCTATCTGTGAAGTCCCTGCCCCAGGCGGGAAGAGATGATAGTCTGCTGACTGTACACAGGTTGGGGCAGTGGTGGATGTTATTTTGCATCCCACAGCTCCGGGATCTTCGTATTGTTTTGCTGTAGCAAGCAATTCTTCAAGCCAGTTTTGTGGAAGCTCTACATCGTCATCTAGAAATACAGCCCATTTACCCTTGCGGACTTCCGGTTCTGCAAGCAGCCAGTTACGGGCCGCCGGAGCTCCGACGTTAACCGGAAGGTGAATAGAGTGATATTGTCCTTTGTCAAAAAGATTTTCAGCAGTGGTGATTACGTTTCCAGTGCTGTCACTTGATCCGTTGTTGAGTGCAAAGACTTTTGCTCTGCCAATTCTTGAGCTGGCTACATTCTTAAGCGTATTCTCGATTAATTTAGCATTGTTCCAAGAGTAAAGCAGGATAGAAACTTCATCAGACGAAGCTAAAATATTTTTTGTCTGAACAGGGTTTAAAAGGCTGTGTAATTTTTGACCCCAATTTAGATTCCAGATATTTTTTCTCCAGAGTTCGGACAGTATCGCAATTGCTTCTTCCTGTTCGCCAAGTTTTAAGAGTAATTCACATTTAGTGAACTCTTTCCAACATCCCCAAATTTTTCCGTCCAGTGTGGAAACCGCGTCTAATGCTTCCTGATGGGGTAAGTATAAAAAACTGTACTGAGCAAATAATCTTTGTTTTACAGGTAGTAACTCGTCATTCCACGGGACAAGATCTAAAGCTGTTTTCGGCAGTTCTGAGTTCCCGAGGCGAAGTAGCATATCCCACGAATGTGTTAGCCAAGTTATTCCCTCAGGTCCGCGAAACAAGGGGAATAAATGCTTAATTATAAGCGCCTTATTGTTTGCCTGAAGAAGGGTTTCTAAATCATCAAGTGGAATATTGTGTTTCGGGCTGTTTGCTAGGAAATCAACAATATTTTTAATCTGTTTCGGAAGGTTGTTTTTATTTATTTCTAAAAGTTTGCGTGCAGCAAGAATATCAAGGGGGTTTTGTAACCACATCCACATGGCAAGGCTATGGCAGGGGTGCAAAAAAAACGGATTCTTTTCTGAAAGAATTTTAAATGTATTAATAAGACCGCGTTGATGTGATATTTCTTCTGTGCCGAGTGCCCATAAGGGAACACTTTCTTTTATTTCCAAAAGAAATTTTTTAATATCAGAATTAATTAAATTTATACTTTGCTGGGGCATCCGACTCTCCATAAATCCGTTTCTTGTTTACAGTATGACTGGTTGATACTTTATTTCTGTCTGTTGTAAAAGATGTTGGACATACGTTTTAAAACTGGTATGAATAATCGCTTCCTATTCACTATAAATTGAGCGGAGAATTTTCGATGACTGACGTCGATGCTGTAAAAATAATAAGATCAGGCGGGGTACTTATATATCCTACCGAAACTTTGTTTGCCATAGGGGCGGATGCAAGTGATGAAGTTGCTGCAAATCGTGTTGCTCTTGTTAAAGGACGGCCTGTTTCTAAGCCGTTACCACTTATTATAGGTAGCATGGAGCAACTCGACCTT
This sequence is a window from Desulfovibrio sp. UCD-KL4C. Protein-coding genes within it:
- the lipA gene encoding lipoyl synthase; amino-acid sequence: MPSKKNSEEYLRIPQWLRVKLPSGRTFNDTASLLADLNLNTVCQNAKCPNTWDCFSRKVATFLIMGFVCTRNCAFCNITSGDIDPLDMDEPRRVSEAVSRLKLKYTVITSVTRDDLPDGGAAHYAETITRIRTDHPDCAVEVLIPDFQGNLEALKTVIAARPNVINHNVETSPDLYSEIRPQADYKQSLELLRRVKDLSDGIPAKSGLMVGLGETDEQVYKVINDLAEINCDIVTIGQYMRPSTDHPAVKRYVEPKVFDEYAKYGKSLGIKHMFCAPLVRSSYNAAESFDKL
- the lipB gene encoding lipoyl(octanoyl) transferase LipB, giving the protein MDFIDLGIIPHAEAEKIQLERLNQLMQSAAPDALYLLEHPPVVTLGRQGGLDNLLISEEALHKMGAQVVHTSRGGNITCHYPGQLVVYPVMRIEKRTGGIKKFFHDMEETAIRTAARFDVVATRCEGKPGVWVGEGKLCSIGIGVKKWITYHGLSFNISHDMTLFKAITLCGLHGAHPTSLSVEAGRDIDIKDVKNAFKEEFRRIFTDSTVA
- a CDS encoding RNA methyltransferase is translated as MEKKRTPQREARIRQVLEKRQKDLTLIVDNVWDPHNVSAILRSCDAFGIYGIHLYYTDSEWPDFDNKSSASGKKWVERTMHSDAAEMVGSLRNQGYQVLRTGFSEKARPLMDFDLSKPSAVILSNEHSGTAPELLQLVPDEVYIPMQGMIQSFNVSVAAGLILYHGFTQRYAKGMYDTPSFSQEEMDVIVEDWLSR
- a CDS encoding ATP-binding protein, yielding MKDSIASCIEDIQKTIIDLEQGTGDINNVMKSLGLEHVKMPSAQVIALLDMLSDGITPITPDLITTLLEITEAQKKFFYCIAGLLDKGAAPVDCVKSEPVEELSEIIQENIELETDPSNIPVPTEPSLEKTIENKLEVTTETDTNVPADKDQSEHATAASTLKTEDISEKTTPDSPVKKDKSQAISSIRVSTQQLDSIIELVGKLMVTHAVIAQTGTDSIAKISVSLSELDKVIHNLQSEVDQIRLVPLKQIFMPMHRLVKSTSQKLNKRIKFTILGEDLALDKTIVECLNEPLVHLLRNALDHGIESPEDREMCGKQKDGSVTLSASRKGEFAYIEIIDDGKGLDSEILLQKALERGLADPEKNYTQEEIFEFILQSGFSTAEAVTNISGRGVGMDAVVSSIHNTLDGKVSIKSELGHGSTFTIAIPLSRSVNEGIVDALITLVGNETFIFPSREVLEVYEPETKEFTTLPDGRETVSIRGKVHPLIRMHTVLDFPQPPEGQLSKVILIKMGQYSAAILVDDVLRQQKAVVTGFTLPINNIYHLPILGFGMMGENDALVVDTEVLITKQLGIKETQ
- a CDS encoding ASKHA domain-containing protein, whose translation is MQNILTIKVHDGTVLELTPSSELNLAQLLFLNGAFTGVPLCSGMGRCGLCKVQFESNAPTPLKEDLKKFSATEIESGWRLSCLHKACSATVYLPEPERVVPKISGNIIGKFASNLPENLCLAVDLGTTGMQWAFTVNGEIISSGQELNPQIGLGSEVMSRLAFAQKPKQCKILSNLITKRLTSIIEQTGPVKEMVIAGNPSMMSILAQENIEGLSSAPYSLPSGGGEITSLGKNLPDTYVPNHLAPFVGADITAGLVALKFSTNIPEPPYLFADLGTNGEFVLCLSQDEYIVSSVPMGPALEGVGLTNGRTAGPGAISSFTLTPAGLSPSFISEPDKTTAPGITGTGYLSICSLLLKSGVLTREGQFSTGNTPFAARLARNITQHKGSPALDLGLNTELLLLASDIEEILKVKAAFNLAMTALLDKAGLSPSSLNSLILGGAMGQHVNINDLVTTGFIPAETGPITRAAGNTSLAGAVILTNNKNARDFASSLPVLTSVLELAGGEDFGQKFLERMIFQYVY
- a CDS encoding response regulator, translated to MRALIAEDEFVSRKLISTFISPLFEVDIVVNGKEAFEAYKIAFDEGKPYTLVCMDIMMPEMDGLSSLEAIRDFEKMNSIPNKKCAKVFMTTALNDPKTVIRSFHDVEASAFLVKPVLKEKLFEELEKLGLLHK
- a CDS encoding glycosyltransferase family 2 protein, which codes for MPQQSINLINSDIKKFLLEIKESVPLWALGTEEISHQRGLINTFKILSEKNPFFLHPCHSLAMWMWLQNPLDILAARKLLEINKNNLPKQIKNIVDFLANSPKHNIPLDDLETLLQANNKALIIKHLFPLFRGPEGITWLTHSWDMLLRLGNSELPKTALDLVPWNDELLPVKQRLFAQYSFLYLPHQEALDAVSTLDGKIWGCWKEFTKCELLLKLGEQEEAIAILSELWRKNIWNLNWGQKLHSLLNPVQTKNILASSDEVSILLYSWNNAKLIENTLKNVASSRIGRAKVFALNNGSSDSTGNVITTAENLFDKGQYHSIHLPVNVGAPAARNWLLAEPEVRKGKWAVFLDDDVELPQNWLEELLATAKQYEDPGAVGCKITSTTAPTCVQSADYHLFPPGAGTSQIEGLTERIMVFDNCRSAFDCGQFSYTRPAVHVSGCCHMLNLESINKSGPFDVRFNPTQFDDLERDLRAYLSGCNHIYAGQLSIGHIQHSSLAKASNIKGMAQVFGNKIKLESKFSEQDINNIFSRDLISLWSDIEKKWKELAEKL
- a CDS encoding sirohydrochlorin cobaltochelatase, translating into MKKAILLAAHGSNNRAANTALGNILRLTQAEYPDLLIRTAFTSNHIRKMMNKQGQYLPSVGETLKSMHEEGITHVVIQSLHVIPGIEFHHITRILNKIKKGETPFQKAVFGQPLLSDDKDVEEVSELILSLLQDRDPEKDALILVAHGSKHSGNIFYHKFKLVLEGKDKHAFLGAVSSPTDIVEISGKIKKAGLKRAFLLPLLFGAGNHVQKDMAGEADDSWKNIVSSSGIEPVPEIKGIGEFGIFADRWMENLRVAIKELDD
- a CDS encoding small ribosomal subunit Rsm22 family protein, coding for MSIRVTSLFPLPQEKLTKKLENYLNILDIASPLHPKHKAELPYAIRDLSNMLTEERSNMPKDYMSEPRSLNAYMRYFLPWNLYRMTRLFQGLEINLPDGGVVIDLGAGPLTVAQALWIARPDLREKKLTFVNVDRTPKPMREGVKLFEALAGNSKWRHVNVKGGPSSKIREKADLLVTANMVNEASSGNRTPLPVWASKFCQQLSRMLAPNGKILIIEPGIRRSGRVLSVMRNEFIEHGCSILAPCPHHEECPLSGDQGKSWCHFNFDSEHAPMWLQKLSTRCRLEKNNVSMSFLYVAQPGTPVTEPREGEMLIRTISDSFRIDDGGFGQYACAAQGLIMLLAKGGARSIFPGGLIGMPRPEEMAEDMKSGAKIVELPTRLVHKDKGQNKD
- a CDS encoding histidine kinase, with translation MSEDDSLIEEFFSEVNDKYYPQVLEGIDLLDEQQIEEGIEILSRPLHTIKGVTGFMSGFEPASTFTHKVESFLKKMQSGEIGRNLPQIALAIESVNSIFILIEQLRNTGTYDTDFTAEIEERLLGEGKAVLGPTDNGLSPIEIESIDDNKIITISVNRLYLSEQRETVRQSLHDIIDNSRVLFDFTNTLSVGSSLFELIASFSDRLEISVTGMNNLCSSTFYSWGFSRYITEYDNRETFLTETISGANG